In Mercenaria mercenaria strain notata chromosome 13, MADL_Memer_1, whole genome shotgun sequence, a single window of DNA contains:
- the LOC128547645 gene encoding uncharacterized protein LOC128547645, with amino-acid sequence MYEDFCIEENYCKYEDCCMYEDCCMNEDCCTYEDYCMYEDCCLYEDYCMYEDYCMYDYCMHGDYCMYWDYCMHEDCCMYEDCCMNEDCCMYDDYCMYEDCCLYEDYCMYEDYCMYDYCMHGDYCMYWDYCMHEDCCMYEDCCMYKDYSMFEDYCMYEDYCINEDCCMYEDCCMYEDYYMYEDYCMYEDYCMYGECCMYGNAVQGLLMYDNYCMFEECCMYKDYCMFEDYCMYGDYCMYEDYCMYEDYCMFEDCCMYGDYCMYKDYCMYDNYCMYEECCMYKDYCMFEDCCMYGDYCMYEDYCMYEDYCM; translated from the exons ATGTACGAGGACTTTTGTATAGAGGAGAACTACTGTAAATACGAGGACTGCTGTATGTACGAGGACTGCTGTATGAACGAGGACTGCTGTACGTACGAGGACTACTGTATGTATGAGGACTGCTGTTTGTACGAGGACTACTGTATGTACGAGGACTACTGTATGTACGACTACTGTATGCATGGGGACTACTGTATGTATTGGGACTACTGTATGCACGAGGATTGCTGTATGTACGAGGACTGCTGTATGAACGAGGACTGCTGTATGTACGACGACTACTGTATGTACGAGGACTGCTGTTTGTACGAGGACTACTGTATGTACGAGGACTACTGTATGTACGACTACTGTATGCATGGGGACTACTGTATGTATTGGGACTACTGTATGCACGAGGATTGCTGTATGTACGAGGACTGCTGTATGTACAAGGACTACAGTATGTTCGAGGACTACTGTATGTATGAGGACTATTGTATAAACGAGGACTGCTGTATGTACGAGGACTGCTGTATGTACGAGGACTACTATATGTACGAGGACTACTGTATGTACGAGGACTACTGTATGTATGGGGAATGCTGTATGTATGGGAATGCT GTACAAGGACTACTTATGTACGATAACTACTGTATGTTTGAGGAATGCTGTATGTACAAGGACTACTGTATGTTCGAGGACTACTGTATGTATGGGGACTATTGTATGTACGAGGACTACTGTATGTACGAGGACTACTGTATGTTCGAGGACTGTTGTATGTACGGGGACTACTGTATGTACAAGGACTACTGTATGTACGATAACTACTGTATGTATGAGGAATGCTGTATGTACAAGGACTACTGTATGTTCGAGGACTGCTGTATGTATGGGGACTACTGTATGTACGAGGACTACTGTATGTACGAGGACTACTGTATGTAA
- the LOC128547646 gene encoding uncharacterized protein LOC128547646 produces MKTHLTYRSPRTYSSPHTYSSPRTYSSPCTYSIPRTYSSYRTYSSPRTYSSPRTYSSPRTYSSPRTYSSPCTYSSPRTYSSPCTYSSPCTYSSSRTYNSPSTCTSPHTYSSPRIYNSPRTYSSPRTYSSPRTYSSPRTYNNPRAYSSPYTYSSRTYSSPRTYSSPRIYSSRRTYSSARSYSSPRTYNGPRIYSSSPLTNSGSRKYRACGSHRTYSSPGSYSSPLTNSSLPIYSSHPTQKSTRTYSRPRSHNRPRTYRSPLTYSSPRTYSSPRTYSSTRTYSSPRTYSSPRTYSSPRTYSSPRTYSSPRTYRSPRTYSSPRTYSSPRTYSSPRTYSSPRTYSSPRTYSSPRTYRSPRTYSSPRTYSSPRTYSSPRTYSSRRTYSSPRTYSSPRTYSSPRTYSSPRTYNSPRTYSSPRTYSSPRTYSSPRIYSIPRTYSSPRTYSSPRTYSSPRTYSSPLVLVHKEVRILYSPCTFNSPRTYCSPRANSSPRT; encoded by the exons ATGAA AACTCACCTTACATACAGGAGTCCTCGTACATACAGTAGTCCCCATACATACAGCAGTCCTCGAACATACAGTAGTCCTTGTACATACAGCATTCCTCGTACATACAGTAGTTATCGTACATACAGTAGTCCCCGTACATACAGCAGTCCTCGAACATACAGTAGTCCTCGTACATACAGCAGTCCTCGAACATACAGTAGTCCTTGTACATACAGTAGTCCTCGTACATACAGTAGTCCTTGTACATATAGCAGTCCTTGTACATACAGCAGTTCTCGTACATACAACAGTCCTAGTACATGCACTAGTCCCCATACATACAGCAGTCCTCGTATATACAATAGTCCTCGTACATACAGTAGTCCTCGAACATACAGTAGTCCTCGTACATACAGCAGTCCTCGTACATACAACAATCCTCGTGCATACAGTAGTCCCTATACATACAGTAGTCGTACATACAGTAGTCCTCGTACATACAGCAGTCCTCGTATATACAGTAGTCGTCGTACATATAGCAGTGCTCGTTCATACAGCAGTCCTCGTACATACAACGGTCCTCGTATTTACAGTAGTTCTCCGCTAACAAATAGTGGTTCTCGTAAATACAGAGCTTGCGGTAGTCATCGTACATACAGTAGCCCAGGCTCTTACAGTAGTCCCCTTACAAACAGTAGTCTTCCTATATACAGTAGTCATCCCACACAGAAAAGTACTCGTACATACAGTAGGCCTCGTTCACACAACAGGCCTCGTACATATAGAAGTCCTCTTACATACAGCAGTCCTCGTACATACAGCAGTCCTCGTACATACAGCAGTACTCGTACATACAGTAGTCCTCGTACATACAGCAGTCCTCGTACATACAGTAGTCCTCGTACATACAGCAGTCCTCGTACATACAGTAGTCCTCGTACATACAGAAGTCCTCGTACATACAGCAGTCCTCGTACATACAGCAGTCCTCGTACATACAGCAGTCCTCGAACATACAGTAGTCCTCGTACATACAGCAGTCCTCGTACATACAGCAGTCCTCGTACATACAGAAGTCCTCGAACATACAGTAGTCCTCGTACATACAGTAGTCCTCGTACATACAGCAGTCCTCGTACATACAGTAGTCGTCGTACATACAGCAGTCCTCGTACATACAGTAGTCCTCGTACATACAGCAGTCCTCGTACATACAGCAGTCCTCGTACATACAATAGTCCTCGTACATACAGCAGTCCTCGTACATACAGTAGTCCTCGTACATACAGTAGTCCTCGTATATACAGTATTCCCCGTACATACAGCAGTCCTCGTACATACAGTAGTCCTCGTACATACAGCAGTCCTCGTACATACAGTAGTCCTC TGGTCCTCGTACATAAAGAGGTCCGCATACTATATAGTCCTTGTACATTCAACAGTCCTCGTACATACTGTAGTCCTCGTGCAAACAGCAGTCCTCGTACATAA